A window of the Odocoileus virginianus isolate 20LAN1187 ecotype Illinois chromosome 20, Ovbor_1.2, whole genome shotgun sequence genome harbors these coding sequences:
- the LOC139029838 gene encoding small ribosomal subunit protein uS14-like yields MDHQQLYWSHPRKFGQGSRSCRVCSNDLIRKYGLNICRQCFCQSAKNIGFIKLG; encoded by the coding sequence ATGGATCACCAGCAGCTCTACTGGAGCCATCCGAGAAAATTCGGCCAGGGTTCTCGCTCTTGCCGGGTCTGCTCAAACGATCTGATCCGGAAATACGGCCTCAATATTTGCCGCCAGTGTTTCTGCCAGTCTGCGAAGAACATCGGCTTCATTAAGTTGGGCTAA